TATTAGAGCAATTtagatatttaaaaaacaatttcctATTTgtccagcccccgatttcacgaaactcatcgcaagtagcgacgcatcgcagggtttgcgatgcgtcgcagacctaagacacgtcgcggctgcgacCAGTTCCACAATCCATTTCACCAAACACGTCGTAAGCGCGACGAGTCGcaatacaaactattttcactcttaataaaaacaaccctTTGGACGAGGATGAACTGCTAAAGTTCTGcggctgttttatgttgtgTACAACTTGGTCATGAAACAGTCGTGTATTATAGTTTATTCAAGATGGCAGACACCGTTTTTGGGgttggtttgggttttttgggttggtttataattatttatttgtttagttgTTTTAGTTTATGTGTGTTCGTTTGTTATgcgtgtgtttgttttcttttcttttacccaaacttttttttttttgggggggggggagggttaaTACCATTTCCATTTGTGGTCTAGTGTCTTCCCGATTGGTTCACGGAAGTTACATGTGGTAATTGTTATGTCCTTCCATGCATTTTGTGcgtaaacaaatgaaacatagCATTCTTACGACGACCCTATGGGTCGGTCGTCGTAACTTACGACGTGTTCTTCCTCGTTGTCAAGGAACTTGCAACGTATCCAAACTTTGATGAAATCGATTTATACAcatcgcaacttacgacgtgtaaccggtcgcaacttgcacttgcgacgcgtcgcagcgcttcgtgaaatcgggggcaggacATTGCAAAATGTTATTTGAGTACTACACACAAAAAAGTTGAAAAATAGATGATTTTTTTGTCTGGACCTTACATTATCTCACATTTTCAATAGCCACAAGCTCAAACAGTTTGAATACAACAGGTTtttaatagatattaaatttgcaacggggataaagaatgtttttgttttttacctgtGTTGCCTCACACGGATGCGTGTATTATATGCTCAGTACTTTTTTTtagttctttgaaaaaaatcacaggcattttacttgggtgggattcaaacccacaaaatTTGTCTCAGGTTTTTCGGTGTTGTGCTTGGCACTCGCAAAAGTAGTTAATGTTCATCATCTGTTCTGAATAGTTCGAAGGGAAAATCTAAATTGTTTAGTCTTTCATTAAAAATCAGGGAATGCACCTGTGcgttttttaaaatattcttATGTCATAAATCACAGACCTTAATGGAGATTTCTGACTGGAGTTTAGTGTTCCGTCTCTGGGTTCTTGACACTCCCAGGGTCTTTCACTTGTACTGCCAAAAGAGCTTCTTGTACGATACTCTTTCTTGGGTCATCTGAGTCCGCTTCTACTTCAATGATTGGAGGATCAACCATCTTCTCATCATCCTTGATATCATCTTCATCGATGGCTTCTTTGTCTTCTACTTGGTCCTCTTCAGGTTCTGAGGACGGGTTCTTAGGATCACTAGTCTCCTCATCTTGCTGGTTGTTTCCTTGGTTACCGTCATCATTGAAGTTTTCATCAACTCCTTCATCTTCTAAGGCTGGCTTGTCAAGATTCTTGCCCTGTCCTTGGTTGGCATCACCTCGGTCTTTTCCTTGGCTACCATCGTCTGCATTCTCAGGGTCAGATATaggattgttgttgttttcaaagtctgtgttgttgctgctgtCTTGTGTTTGGACTATCTCTTCTGCTTCTGGAATATTGGGACTCATGGTGTCCACAACTTCCTCAAGAAGATAAACTTCCTGAGGGATATTGTTATCACCGTCAAAAGTCTTCATATCGAAGCCTGGATTATCCATAGCGGACTCCTCTGGAATACCTTCGTCCATGAACAAAATGGATCTTCTTGGGTTTGCATCAAGAAAAATTCTTGAGTCTCGTTTAAGCTGTACATTTATACTTTTGTGCTGCCCGATTTCTTGGTCTGTTTCTTTCATGTCCATTTTCCCCAAATCTTTATTGGATGGAGTTAGTGCAATATAGCAGATGCCAAGTATCGCAATCAAAGCCAAAACGGCCACACCGATAATGACAATGTAGAAGGCAAGCGTCAGGGGAAGAGGTTGAAGAGTTGTTGGAGGTTCAAAAGTTGTCGTTAGAGGTTTAGGAGTTGTCGAAGCTTGATCCGTGATTGTGATTGGGAGCCCTGTAGAGGCTGGTCCAATTGACGTTATCGGTTTTGATGTTCCGGTCGTCATAATCAGCTGGGTGGTAGATGGGGGTGTCGGTGGGGGCTCGCAAAGTGTAACATTTACAGAATATTCTCCGATGTCGTTGGTTGCTAAGCAGGTAGCAATGATTAGAATCTCACAAGTGGTGATGTTTAAAATCACCAAAGTTTGGTTGTCGTTGGTCAACAAGTGTTGAGATGCGCTTAGAGGTGTGTTGAAGTTCCAGCTGTATGAAATATTGGAAGGAAAAGCGGACGAATCGCAAGAGAAAGCCTCGTAAGTCATATTTTCATATGAGTATGTTCCATTGGTAATAGCCGCGTCACTCGGAATGTGCTGGATTAAAAGTGGTCCGATTATGCAATAGTTCTGGAAGATTGTTCCGCCCGGTAGGGAACAGGTTAAGTTGACCCCAAAGTCATCCCTCATCGGCACAAATGTGTAGTTTGAATATTTGTAACTATTGGGTAAGTCACCAGTTGTTATGTCGTCTGCGCTGATCAGTCCTTCATCACGGCTCCAGACTACATCTGTTGCGCTGGTGTCATCAGAGTAGCTTACACATTGAAACATTTGAGGAACTCCCTCTGTGAGGACAACTTGATTGTTTGGGTAACAAACAGGgtttggtggtggtgggggcTCACAAAGTGTAACATTTACAGAATATTCTCCGATGTCGTTGGTTGCTAAGCAGGTAGCAATGATTAGAATCTCACAAGTGGTGATGTTTAAAATCACCAAAGTTTGGTTGTCGTTGGTCAACAAGTGTTGAGATGCGCTTAGAGGCGTGTTGAAGTTCCAGCTGTATGAAATATCGGAAGGAAAAGCGGACGAATCGCAAGAGAAAGCCTCGTAAGTCATATTTTCATATGAGTATGTTCCATTGGTAATAGCCGCGTCACTCGGAATGTGCTGGATTAAAAGTGGTCCGATTATGCAATAGTTCTGGAAGATTGTTCCGCCCGGTAGGGAACAGGTTAAGTTGACCCCAAAGTCATCCCTCATCGGCACAAATGTGTAGTTTGAATATTTGTAACTATTGGGTAAGTCACCAGTTGTTATGTCGTCTGCGCTGATCAGTCCTTCATCACGGCTCCAGACTACATCTGTTGCGCTGGTGTCATCAGAGTAGCTTACACATTGAAACATTTGAGGAACTCCCTCTGTGAGGACAACTTGATTGTTTGGGTAACAAACAGGgtttggtggtggtgggggcTCACAAAGTGTAACATTTACAGAATATTCTCCGATGTCGTTGGTTGCTAAGCAGGTAGCAATGATTAGAATCTCACAAGTGGTGATGTTTAAAATCACCAAAGTTTGGTTGTCGTTGGTCAACAAGTGTTGAGATGCGCTTAGAGGCGTGTTGAAGTTCCAGCTGTATGAAATATCGGAAGGAAAAGCGGACGAATCGCAAGAGAAAGCCTCGTAAGTCATATTTTCATATGAGTATGTTCCATTGGTAATAGCCGCGTCACTCGGAATGTGCTGGATTAAAAGTGGTCCGATTACGCAATAGTTTGGGAAGATTGTTCCGCCCGGTAGGGAACAGGTTACATTGACCCCAAAGTCATCCCTCATTGGCACAAATGTGTAGTTTGAATATTTGTAATTATTGGGTAAGTCACCAGTTGTTATGTCGTCTGGGCTGATGGGTCCTTCATCACAGCTCCAGACTACGTCTGTTGCGTCGGCATCATCAAAGTAGCTTACACATTGAAACATTTGAGGAACACCCTCTGTGAGGACGACTTGATTGTTCGGATAGCAAACAGGGTTTGGTGGTGGAGGAGGCTCACAAAGTGTGTAGTTAGCAGCAGCGTTTCCGATGTCGTTAGAGGCGTGGCAGGTCGCTATGATTGGAAACTCACACATAGTCACATTGAGAATGACCAAGGTCTGGTTGCCATTGATCAATGTTTGTTGAGATGAATCCAGAAATGTATTAAAACTCCAGGTATAAGAAATGGCCGTTGGAAAAGCTGAGGCACTACACAAGATGGCGTCATATGTGGAGTTGCTGTACGAGACATTTTGATTGGTTAAAGAGATGCCAGTAGGAGGGTACTGGACACTCAAAGGTCCAACCGAACAATTAGATGTTTTTCCTCTAAAGATCGCATTACTTGATATGATACAGTAAGCAGTCATCCCATTATCATTTTTACTTGGCAGGAATGTGTATTCGACAAATTTCTTACCGTTTTGCTCACCAGTGCTGATTGATTCCTGAATTGTCCCAGAATCCCGTTTCCATGTCAAGTCAACTGGCCGCTCTCCAGGCTCACTTTCACATCGAAAGGTTACTGAATCACCCTCTGTAATGACCGTTGGCCCAATACATATTGGATACATGTCATCTGGGAAGTAGTAGACAAGTATTTCAAGAGTCTCTCGTACCTCAGGATCTGAAAATTCATCACTCAGATACACTCCACAGCTGTAAGGTCCTGCATCTTGTACACGCATCAAATTTAAAATGGTTAATGTGGACAATGATCCATTAGTCGTCACTTCATACTTTGCTGTATTTGTATTCGCTCTAATTCGAGTTGTCCTGAAGATCCAACCAACTACTTTATCATCTAGGTTTTCTACTTGACAAGTCAGCTTGAGGCTGGCTCCCTCATACACCCCAACGAGACCCATGGCGTAAGAAGTATTGGCTGTCAACATAATAATAGGATCAGAATGACAACATGTTGCACTGAGTAACACCATCAGCAAGTACAGAgaaaagtcagaagccattgtCATAAATCCAAACAGACACCTCTCTAGCTACAAACGAGAAAGTTTTTTCCGAAGGATTTCTTCCACAGTGTCTGATTAACCGTCAGATTGGACCTCAGATTTGTAAAATGCATCAGAAAATATCCCTAAGTTGTGTGAAGTTATACCCTGTAATCCGAAGCAAATTTACAGAGTAAATGCACAGTCTGATAATCCAAATCAAATCGAACCACCGATTATTAAATTTCGTCAGAAAGAACGTCAAAGTTGTGTGAAGTGATACTCTTGTAATTCAAAGCACAGTCGCACAGTCTGCAGTCACCAGCCTGTTTAGACCACAGTCGCACTTGTTATTTTCAGTCATCCTATTTCCTGCTCTGAAAATGCAGGGCGTACCAATAGAAACGAAACACCCCTGGGGTCTTTTCTCAGATTATACTTTATACCAATTGTGAGAGAGTTTCATCGCTCCTAAGGTCATGGGTCAAATTATGGCTCACTGTGAGAGCTTTGGTTTTACATTTGTATATGATATTTGTATTATATGTTGGGGGTTTTTCTTTTGTGGAGCCTTTATATGGCGTATTTATTGTCCCACTTTGTTTCGCTCTCTAGCAGTCATAGTGTTTTGATTTTTCAAGATTTGTTACTGATTTTAGAACTTTTTGAAAGTATGTTTTTCTGACTTGACAAACTTTCTTGAACTTAAAGTTGTAAACTCTGATATGATGTTTCTTTATCTTTTATGGCAACCAGAAGTTCTATGGACCAAGTCACATAAGGCAGCTTTTACAACAACTTGTAGGCAACCAACTGCTGTGGATGCTACATGACCCCTTCATGTAGCACATCCACAACAATGATATGTGAACTTCTAAATGGAGTGAATTGCCGaactggaactggttgcctgtaaaattaccttgtgtgacatgacccttTATATTAAATTTCACAGAGAGTAGAAGTGATGTCCCACTGTGGGAAGATAGTAAGTGATGCTAGCTTGAATAAGGCCAAAATAAGGCCAAGGTTTTCCCTATAACTTTTTCAGTTACTATAGTCAGcatgaccagcagccgatttcacaaaacgctatgATAAATCCTGTCTcacgttaggacgagtaactcgtcctaacttaggaactAACTCTTAACTAACTCTTATTCTTAAGGTTTACATGGTTACAGTGCcaggctgggactcgtccttaagtcctaagattagtcctaagtttggTCAAATTGACGGCAGTTTGCTTGTAAATCATTCTTCACTAGTTTTACACTAATCCGTTGTCAGCTATTTCTTTAGTTCTTACTTTATACTCAAAAGGAAGACATTGCTTTTAGATTGGGCCGGGCTTTGGGCTTTTCAAatgaatatggttagaaagatgttttaaaagaagaatataattGTTCTATCCACATAAATACCCCTTGAAATTGTGAGGCTTTTCTCAAGTTTTACTTTATGCATTATAGCACGGTTCttcattttgtggaaaattttgTTCCACAAAACGGCACAAAAATCAGTTTCCTGAATTTATTATTATGTCTTTTATTGCTGAAGTAGTTGCAAAAGGCACACAATGGAGTAACCATGAACTATATATAGTAAACAGCATGTTTGTGTAAAGTTTTTGATCTAAAGAGTCTGTTTACCTATGTAGATCAGCCATTATTCATGTTCTATTCAAACTTCCTTTGAATTTGTGGCTACCAGTCGCCTCCTCGGGGGTTCCCCATTATGTCTAGACGATTGAATGATTGAATTCAATCACAAAATAGAAATCATGTCCGATAGATGTGTGAAGACTACTATGAGAGTTATTAGGGTCTACATGAAACAGACCAGGGATCCAATTGAAATCTATCACGAAATAGAACTCCGTTCCAATAGATGTGAGAAGAATACTTCGAGTGTTATAAATGACATGTAGACCAGTGATCTGATTGAATTCAATTCTTggtgctctgtggtgcaatctaaggccaaTTAAGAGGCATAATTGatgaaggaaacaaaacaaaaagccgTTAATGTAGACTGGCCTTTATACATGCAGCAATTACCATGAAGTTACTTATTAGCCTCAAAGCAGAAAAGTAACCGTGACAAAGTTAATAAAATACATTCCATTTAATGGTCTTTTATAACTTCATGgtttttttgatgttttctttcaGTCCCCAGAGCCAAATGTTGTGCGGTCCGCTGCATTTGCCTTGTCAAACCTTGCACGAGGCAAAGAGGCAAATATCAAGTAAGTTTACTTCACTcttagcaacaacaaaaaaagccAAAAGGGAATAATGTTGGACCACATGctttttattacaatttttgtaatttgttgACACAATGTAACATTATGTTACCTAGTTGtcgtttggggggggggggggtacaattttgtttttgatgggTACTTTATAGAAGTCTGACCCATACCAAATGTGAACCCTTCTTTTAACAGGacagattgggggggggggcaagggggAGACAGACATCAAGTTGGGGCCTTTCGCTGCATGAGCCTTTAACATGGATAATACtagtcaattttattttgtttaaatcttaTTCATGAGGTTTTGTCtgcatttaaataaaatgtttctttGATCTGTAATCAGCTATAATAAACAAtttcaatatatatttattgaccaaaccaacagcggacaagcggccaattacaggaaaggataatacataattaaaaatattcatatagcctttataaaaacaatctgatatgtacaaagttaacaattaaaatagaatcatcttaggaaagaaaattaaagcacACATTGaagattaaattaaataaaattgcgggtgctgtaatttttgtgaAAGTGAATCTTGGCTGAGTGCTGCCCTACTTCTGCTGTAGCTCACTCTTGttctgtatttgtttttcaaagtctcctaagatttgttgttgttgcttatATTTTCCAATCCTGAAAAATAATCACAGGCTTATTACCCtggtgggattctaacccatgACCTTTTCCCAATCTTATTTAACTTGTTGTGTCATGTCTTATGTTCGTCTGTCCTTTTGTCTGCATGTATGTCTCTTTGTTTTGTTCCTTTGTCTGTCTGACTGCTTTTCACCAGCTTCTGCATATTAAAACATCCCCATACtctatttattacatttatgtttACTATTACTTAAGGATATTTTTGCTgtaattttcaatatttttcatGGAATTATGgaaataaatttgtatttgaatgGAATTGAATTGATTGTGTTTAGGGCATTGATGGATGCAGGGATTGCTGAGCCGTTACTGCAGTTGTTACAGGTGAAGACTGACCAAGGCACAATGGCAGAAGCGGCTTGGACTCTGACCTACCTGACTGCAGGGTAGGTTTTTAATGGTCCTTGCCTTCTTCTATGATGTGAGTTTGAGGTTCGAATCCTGATCTGGTTGTTGAGGGTCTTTAGTGCTAACCCTTTGTGTGGATGTGCACCACTAGTTTAGtctttgtggaagtgtcgtggccgagcggttaagagcaccgaattcaaactctggtgtttctgatcagcagagtgtgggtgcgaatccccagccgtgacacttgtgtccttgagcaagacacttaaccattgcttcgtcctttgatgggttgtaaagccgttggtcccatgtgttgtgtaacgcatgtaaaagaacccagtgcacttatcgaaaagagaaggggtcgcccccgtgttcctggttgtggctgcttaatgcaccgtagcaccttgtaaacccttataaggtgctaaataattgggtctcagaattcatcactgcaataacctatctgtctgaaagtttgtatatactcagcgccttgagtaccttgtttggtagatacgtgcgctatataagactttgatattattacgATGAGCAATTTTTCTGTTCTTAAagtcatttatttaaaaattagtTGAGCTAATTTTCATTGTCAGCACCTATCTGTTTTTAGATTACATTCAATATCAACAGAacataaaatcaataaaaatttTTTCAAGTCATGGAACTCTATAAGGAATATCTTTTTCTAACTAGTTCAGAATCATGTCCCTTTGTTAACAGTGTTGTTAGAGTTATGACTAACCCTTGTATTAtaacaaatatttctttcttgtttt
Above is a genomic segment from Asterias amurensis chromosome 6, ASM3211899v1 containing:
- the LOC139938220 gene encoding uncharacterized protein; amino-acid sequence: MTMASDFSLYLLMVLLSATCCHSDPIIMLTANTSYAMGLVGVYEGASLKLTCQVENLDDKVVGWIFRTTRIRANTNTAKYEVTTNGSLSTLTILNLMRVQDAGPYSCGVYLSDEFSDPEVRETLEILVYYFPDDMYPICIGPTVITEGDSVTFRCESEPGERPVDLTWKRDSGTIQESISTGEQNGKKFVEYTFLPSKNDNGMTAYCIISSNAIFRGKTSNCSVGPLSVQYPPTGISLTNQNVSYSNSTYDAILCSASAFPTAISYTWSFNTFLDSSQQTLINGNQTLVILNVTMCEFPIIATCHASNDIGNAAANYTLCEPPPPPNPVCYPNNQVVLTEGVPQMFQCVSYFDDADATDVVWSCDEGPISPDDITTGDLPNNYKYSNYTFVPMRDDFGVNVTCSLPGGTIFPNYCVIGPLLIQHIPSDAAITNGTYSYENMTYEAFSCDSSAFPSDISYSWNFNTPLSASQHLLTNDNQTLVILNITTCEILIIATCLATNDIGEYSVNVTLCEPPPPPNPVCYPNNQVVLTEGVPQMFQCVSYSDDTSATDVVWSRDEGLISADDITTGDLPNSYKYSNYTFVPMRDDFGVNLTCSLPGGTIFQNYCIIGPLLIQHIPSDAAITNGTYSYENMTYEAFSCDSSAFPSDISYSWNFNTPLSASQHLLTNDNQTLVILNITTCEILIIATCLATNDIGEYSVNVTLCEPPPPPNPVCYPNNQVVLTEGVPQMFQCVSYSDDTSATDVVWSRDEGLISADDITTGDLPNSYKYSNYTFVPMRDDFGVNLTCSLPGGTIFQNYCIIGPLLIQHIPSDAAITNGTYSYENMTYEAFSCDSSAFPSNISYSWNFNTPLSASQHLLTNDNQTLVILNITTCEILIIATCLATNDIGEYSVNVTLCEPPPTPPSTTQLIMTTGTSKPITSIGPASTGLPITITDQASTTPKPLTTTFEPPTTLQPLPLTLAFYIVIIGVAVLALIAILGICYIALTPSNKDLGKMDMKETDQEIGQHKSINVQLKRDSRIFLDANPRRSILFMDEGIPEESAMDNPGFDMKTFDGDNNIPQEVYLLEEVVDTMSPNIPEAEEIVQTQDSSNNTDFENNNNPISDPENADDGSQGKDRGDANQGQGKNLDKPALEDEGVDENFNDDGNQGNNQQDEETSDPKNPSSEPEEDQVEDKEAIDEDDIKDDEKMVDPPIIEVEADSDDPRKSIVQEALLAVQVKDPGSVKNPETEH